In Brevibacillus brevis NBRC 100599, a single genomic region encodes these proteins:
- a CDS encoding MDR family MFS transporter, with product MSFSQLHPNIRIRIVTSFLTRLVGNMIFPFMAIYFSAKLGPAITGLLLVLTVCAQILMGFYGGYLADRWGRKKVMVYGQWIQCCALFIMMAANSPWLDSAWLTFAMMLVQNASNGMINPAADAMLIDVSTKENRTYMYGISYWSNNLSIALGSVVGGLLFATHRFELLLVLTVVSFLTLVIIAFSIKESYQPKPMPPIGSRTGILRDMVASYKLVMTDRRFILFSLSGMLIFAPEFQTPNYIAVRLAQEFAPRSIGLFDWFTVELTGIKIFSLIQLENTLLVVLFSLAVTKLIERLKEAPALYISGLMYIAGYSLIMYSNSLIVILAAVLISTIGELIHAPIRQTYLAQIVKDDLRSSYMAVNGLVVPGARIMGAVGITLGAVLPSYLMALLIFSLGVVGVILTRSIVLQMDSKERLLPHTKEAAR from the coding sequence ATGAGCTTTTCGCAACTCCATCCCAACATTCGCATACGAATCGTGACTTCCTTTCTGACACGTCTGGTAGGAAATATGATCTTCCCTTTTATGGCCATCTACTTTTCTGCCAAGCTCGGTCCTGCTATAACGGGGCTCCTGTTAGTCCTGACCGTATGTGCGCAAATCTTGATGGGCTTCTACGGAGGCTACCTGGCTGATCGGTGGGGCAGAAAAAAAGTGATGGTATACGGACAATGGATTCAGTGCTGCGCTCTCTTCATCATGATGGCAGCGAACTCCCCGTGGCTCGACTCTGCTTGGCTCACGTTTGCCATGATGCTCGTTCAGAATGCGAGTAACGGAATGATTAACCCTGCCGCAGATGCGATGCTCATCGATGTCAGTACGAAAGAAAACCGGACGTATATGTACGGCATCAGCTACTGGTCCAACAACTTATCGATTGCGCTAGGTTCTGTGGTGGGAGGACTCTTGTTTGCTACCCATCGCTTTGAACTGCTTCTCGTGCTAACGGTTGTCAGCTTTCTCACACTGGTGATCATCGCCTTTTCCATCAAGGAATCGTACCAGCCAAAGCCAATGCCCCCTATCGGATCGAGGACAGGTATCTTACGGGATATGGTTGCAAGCTACAAGCTGGTAATGACTGACCGTCGGTTCATCCTCTTTTCACTAAGCGGCATGCTCATCTTTGCACCGGAATTCCAAACACCTAACTACATCGCTGTCAGACTTGCTCAGGAGTTTGCCCCGCGGAGCATTGGTTTATTTGACTGGTTTACTGTTGAACTGACTGGCATCAAAATATTCAGCTTGATCCAACTCGAAAATACGCTGCTCGTGGTATTATTCTCTCTTGCCGTCACCAAGCTCATCGAGCGCTTGAAAGAAGCACCTGCCTTGTATATAAGTGGACTGATGTATATTGCCGGGTACTCACTGATTATGTACAGCAACTCCCTTATCGTTATCCTGGCTGCGGTGCTTATAAGCACAATAGGCGAGCTGATTCACGCTCCCATTCGCCAAACCTATCTGGCGCAAATTGTAAAGGATGATTTACGTAGCTCCTACATGGCTGTGAACGGACTTGTTGTGCCCGGAGCGCGGATCATGGGGGCAGTCGGAATCACTTTGGGAGCTGTCCTCCCATCCTATCTAATGGCACTCCTCATCTTTTCGCTGGGGGTCGTAGGTGTCATCCTCACCCGCTCGATCGTGTTGCAAATGGATTCCAAAGAACGTTTACTTCCTCACACAAAAGAAGCTGCCCGATGA